A single genomic interval of Burkholderiales bacterium harbors:
- a CDS encoding YncE family protein, which translates to MLPALLFSFATLAQAAPFAYITNQGSNNVSVIDLANDRVVATVPVGRSPAGVAVSSATRRAYVTNPDSKDVSVIDTTSNKTIARLPIGGGPVGIAVAPDGGKIYVADWFNSRVVVIDGGKHQILASVRVGKAPAGIAASADGKRIYVANRDSNNVQVIDTISYQTLATIPAGDHPFAITLDDKAGRVYVVNVQSNDVSVVDSKQNKLIATIAVGNTPYCAALTPAGDKLFVTNQHADSVSVIDTQTNKLLETVPAGGFPEGIAIHGKRAYVVNWMDDNVGVMDTDSHKILMTIATGKNSRGFGQFIGAP; encoded by the coding sequence CTGCTGCCAGCGCTGTTGTTCTCGTTCGCCACGCTCGCCCAGGCCGCCCCATTTGCCTATATCACGAATCAAGGCAGCAACAATGTCAGCGTCATCGATCTGGCCAACGACCGCGTCGTGGCGACCGTGCCGGTCGGCAGATCGCCTGCCGGTGTTGCCGTCAGCTCGGCAACCCGACGCGCCTACGTCACCAATCCCGACAGCAAAGACGTTTCCGTCATCGACACGACCAGCAACAAAACCATCGCGCGCCTGCCGATCGGCGGCGGACCTGTCGGCATTGCCGTGGCGCCGGATGGCGGCAAAATATACGTTGCGGACTGGTTCAACAGCCGCGTCGTTGTCATCGACGGCGGCAAGCATCAGATTCTCGCCAGCGTTCGCGTCGGCAAGGCGCCGGCCGGAATCGCGGCCAGCGCCGACGGCAAGCGCATTTATGTGGCGAACCGCGACAGCAACAACGTTCAGGTGATCGACACAATCAGCTATCAGACTCTGGCGACGATACCCGCGGGCGACCATCCTTTCGCCATCACGCTCGACGACAAGGCCGGGCGCGTTTACGTCGTCAATGTGCAAAGCAACGATGTTTCGGTGGTCGATTCGAAGCAGAACAAGCTCATTGCCACGATCGCGGTCGGCAACACGCCGTATTGCGCGGCGCTGACCCCGGCTGGCGACAAGCTTTTTGTCACCAATCAGCACGCCGACAGCGTTTCGGTTATCGATACGCAAACCAACAAACTGCTCGAAACCGTGCCGGCCGGTGGCTTCCCCGAGGGCATCGCCATTCACGGCAAGCGCGCTTACGTTGTCAACTGGATGGACGACAATGTCGGCGTCATGGATACCGACAGCCATAAAATCCTGATGACGATCGCGACCGGGAAAAACAGCCGCGGCTTCGGTCAGTTCATCGGCGCGCCGTGA